Sequence from the Streptomyces sp. NBC_00440 genome:
CTTGCCCGCACGCTCACACGTTTGGGGGCGCCCCCTCGATCGGGCGTCCGAGAGCCGCGGACGTCATCCCCTCGGGGGCGGGCCGCCGCTGCGAGGGCAACGGGCCGCCCGGCGGGCGGTACTGGACACCGAGCGCGTCAAGTCGGGCGTAGTGCGCGGCCATCCGCCGGCCGAAGTCCGCGAAGTCGCGGGCCGCCGGTTCCGGCAGCTCCGACCAGGCGACCTCCGCGAAGGCCGCGAGCCTCGGGAACACCTGGTAGTCCACCCGGCTCTGGTTCTCCGTCACCTCGGTCCAGACGTTGGCCTGGGTGCCGAGGACGTGTGCGGCGGCCTCGGGGCTCAGCTGGGGCGGTACGGGCTCGAAGCGGTAGACGTCCTCCAGGGTGCGGACGTACCCGATGGGCATCGGCTCGTCCTCGCCGCCGTCCTCCCGGAAGTTCAGATACACCTGCTGCTCGGGGCACATGACAACGTCGTGCCCCGCCTCGGCCGCGGCGATCCCGCCCGCGTAACCGCGCCAGGACGAGACGGCCGCACCGGGTGCGAGACCGCCCTCCAGGATCTCGTCCCAGCCGATGAGACGGCGGCCGCGGTCGGCGAGCCAGCGGTCGAAGTGCAGGATGAACCACGACTGGAGCTCGTCCTCGTCGCCGAGGCCCAGCTCCTCGATCTTCGCCTGGGCGGCCGCCGACTCCTTCCACTGCTCCTTGGGGCACTCGTCGCCGCCGAGGTGGATGAAGGTGGAGGGGAAGAGGGCGAGGACCTCCTCCAGTACGCCTTCGTAGAAGCGCAGCGAACTCTCCGCCGGGGCGAGCACATTGGGGTTGACGCCCCAGGTGTCCCAGACGGTGAGGGCGGCCGTGTCGATGACGTCGGTGTTGCCGAGCTCCGGATAGGCGGCGATGGCGGCCTGCGAGTGGCCCGGGACGTCGATCTCGGGGACGACGGTGATGTGCCGCTCGGCGGCGTACGCGACGATCTCGCGGATGTCGTCCTGGGTGTAGTAACCGCCGTGCGGCTTCTCGTCCCAGAGCGGTGACGCGCGGTGGCCCCACTTCGTACGGGAGCGCCAGGCGCCGACCTCGGTCAGCCGCGGGTAGCGCTTGATCTCGATGCGCCAGCCCTGGTCGTCCGTGAGGTGGAAGTGGAAGACGTTCAGCTTGTGGGCGGCGAGGAGGTCGAGATAGCGCAGGACACCGTCCTTGGGCATGAAGTGCCGTGCCACGTCGAGCATCATGCCGCGCCAGGCGAACCGGGGGCTGTCCTCGATGGCGCAGGCGGGGATCCGCCACGGGGCGCCGGGCCGCAGCGGCGCCCGCCGGAAGGCGCCGGGACCGAGCAGCTGACGGAGTGTCTGCGCTCCCCAGAAGACACCTGCCGCGCTGCCGCCGTCCAGACGGACGCCGTCGCTGCCGACGGACAGCGTGTACGCCTCGGGGCCTGCGCCGGGTACGGGGGCGATCCGCAGCCGGACGGTCCCGCCGGCGGAGCCCGCTCCCTCCGCGGAACCGGAATCAGAACCGGAACCGGAACCCGAACCGGAATCAGAACTCGGACCCGAATCAGAACTCGAATCAGAATGTGGACCGCTCACGGGACCGGCGCCCAGGGGCAGTCCGGTCGCGTCGCCGAGCACCTGCCGCAGCCACCGGGCGACCCCCTCGGTGCCGGGTCCGGCATCGATGACCGTGCCGGCGTCCAGGGTGAACGCGCCGCCGTCCTGCGTCTCCTGTGCGCCGAGGGGCGCGGGAATCAGATCCATGCGCCCATCCTGCCGGACCCACGGCAAGTGGCATAGACCAATTCACCGGGCAGCACAGACGTACAGGCGCACCGCCGGCCGGCCTCCCGGAGGAGGCCGCGGCCGGTCCGTGCGCCTGCGGAGGAGCGGGCCGGGGTGGAGCGGGACGGGTGGAACGGGGCGCTACTTCTTGCCGCCGTCCTTGCCGCCCTTGTCCTTGTCGCCGCCGGCGCCCATGGACTCGTAGATCTCCTTGCACATGGGGCAGACCGGATACTTCTTCGGGTCGCGGCCCGGCACCCAGACCTTGCCGCAGAGTGCGACAACAGGCGTGCCTTCCAGCGCGCTCGCCATGATCTTGTCCTTCTGGACATAGTGGGCGAAGCGCTCGTGGTCGCCGTCGCCGTTCGACACCTGGGGTGTCGGCTCTACGAGGGTCCCCGTACCTGCCCCGCGCTCGGGCTCAAGAGTGCTCATGGGGGCCAAGGGTACTGACTCATTCCGCCTTCAGTTCAGCGAAGGGTCCTCCGGATAGGTGGCGATCATCGCCAGTCCGCTCCGCTGGCGCCTCAGCACCGACCGCCACAGCCCGTCCGGGTCGGGTGACGACACGTCGCCGGGCTCCGAATCCACCACGTACCAGGCCCCCTCCGTCACCTCCGCGGCCAGCTGTCCCGGGCCCCAGCCCGCGTATCCGGCGAAGATCCGCAGCGAGCCGAGCGCCGCCGCGAGCAGTTCGGGCGGGGTCTCCAGATCGACCAGGCCGATCGCGCCGTACACCCGCCGCCAGCCGATGGGGTCGTCCCGGTCGGCGCGGCGCCGCAGCCCCGTGGCCGCGTCGCCCCACGGCCTGCGCCGGGGGGTGGGCTCGTCGATGCCCGGAAACTCGAACGCACCGCCCCCGCTCCTCGCGCCGCCCGGGATCACCGCGATGCCCAGCGCCGAGTCCAGCGAGACCGGGCCGCCCTGGAAGACGACGCCGGGCTCCCCGGTGAGCTGCTCCCAGCCCGCCAGGATGTCACCGACACCGACCGGGGTCGGGCGGTTCAGGACCACCCCGAGCGAGCCCTCCCCGTCATGGTCGAGGACGAGCACCACGGCACGGTCGAAATTCGGGTCCGCCAGGGCGGGAGTGGCCACGAGCAGCCGCCCTGTGAGCGAGGACACCTCCGTCATGGCACACATGATCCCGCACAATCGCGCTCCGTGGGGCCCGGGGCCGGGAACACTTACCCGGCCGCAGCTCAGCGCGGAAGAAGCTCGGCCACGCGGGCAGCCGGGGCGCCTCCGTACGGAGTGACGCGCGGCGGCACGCCGTGACCGATTCCGTACGGAACGTGTTGTAGCGAAGTCATGACGCACGACAGCCCCCCGTTGCCTTATGGAAGGGGGGTCTTCGCCCCTTACTCTGTGAGACTGCCCCTCTGTCCACCCCTCCTCCACCGGAACGCGAGATTCATGACCGGCACTGGCACCGACGATGTCCTGCTCGTCCACGGCGGTAACCCGCTTGAGGGCGAGATCCGCGTTCGCGGCGCGAAGAACCTCGTGCCCAAGGCGATGGTCGCCGCGCTGCTCGGCAGCGGTCCGAGCAGACTGCGCAATGTGCCCGACATCCGGGACGTACGCGTCGTGCGCGGGCTGCTCCAGCTGCACGGTGTGACCGTCCGCCCCGGTGAGGAACCGGGCGAGCTGATCCTCGACCCGTCGCACGTCGAGAGCGCCAACGTCGCGGACATCGACGCCCACGCGGGCTCCTCCCGCATCCCGATCCTCTTCTGCGGCCCGCTGCTGCACCGGCTGGGTCACGCGTTCATCCCCGGTCTCGGCGGCTGCGACATCGGCGGCCGGCCGATCGACTTCCACTTCGAGGTGCTGCGCCAGTTCGGCGCGACGATCGAGAAGCGGGCGGACGGCCAGTACCTGGAGGCCCCGCAGCGGCTGCGCGGCTGCAAGATCCGGCTGCCCTACCCGTCGGTCGGCTCGACCGAGCAGGTGCTGCTGACGGCGGTGCTCGCCGAGGGCGTCACCGAGCTGTCGAACGCCGCCGTGGAGCCGGAGATCGAGGACCTCATCTGCGTGCTGCAGAAGATGGGCGCGATCATCTCGATGGACACCGACCGGACGATCCGGATCACCGGTGTCGACCAGCTCGGCGGCTACAACCACCGGGCGCTGCCGGACCGTCTGGAGGCCGCGTCCTGGGCGTCGGCCGCGCTGGCGACCGAGGGCAACATCTATGTACGCGGCGCCCAGCAGCGCTCGATGATGACGTTCCTCAACACGTTCCGCCGGGTCGGCGGCGCCTTCGAGATCGACGACGAGGGCATCCGCTTCTGGCACCCGGGCGGCCCGCTCAACGCCATCGCGCTGGAGACCGACGTCCACCCCGGTTTCCAGACCGACTGGCAGCAGCCGCTGGTGGTGGCGCTGACCCAGGCGAGCGGCCTCTCCATCGTCCACGAGACGGTGTACGAGTCCCGGCTCGGCTTCACGTCCGCGCTGAACCAGATGGGCGCGCACATCCAGCTCTACCGCGAGTGCCTGGGCGGTTCGGACTGCCGCTTCGGCCAGCGCAACTTCCTGCACTCGGCGGTCGTCAGCGGCCCCACCAAGCTGCAGGGCGCCGACCTGGTCATCCCCGACCTGCGCGGCGGCTTCTCGTACCTGATCGCCGCACTGGCGGCCCAGGGCACGTCACGGGTGCACGGCATCGACCTGATCAACCGCGGCTACGAGAACTTCCTCGACAAGCTGATCGAACTGGGCGCAAAGGTGGAACTGCCGGGCGCGGCACTGGTCTGACGGGCAAAACAAGCCCGTCCTGGGGGCACCTCCCAGCGGTAGCCGGGGGAGCTTGAGGACGAGCGCGCCGAAGGCTGCGCGATACACCCGCACCCTTCGGCGCCGCTCCACCCGTCACCGCTCAGCCACAAGCACCGGATTCTCGTGCGGCAAAAGCGTGCACCGGGCCCCCACCGTCAGCTTCCCCGCCTCCCAGCTCGGCAGATCGGCCTTGAGCGCGACCCCACCATCCGTGGTGAGGTGCAGCCGAGTGGTGGGCCCCAGGAAGGTCGCCACCCGTACGGTCGCCCCGGTCCCCCCGTCCGCGTCCGCCGCGCCGACCGCGAGCCCTTCCGGCCGCAGCAGGACGTCGACCTCCTGGCCGGTGGCCGGCGCGGCCCCGTGGATGGGGAGCCGGCGGCCGAAGAGCTCCACCACTCCCCCGTCCCGCACCGTGCCGGGCAGCCGGTTCATCGTGCCCACGAACTCGGCCACGAACGGCGTCGCCGGGCGTTCGTACAGCTCGGACGGGGCCGCGCACTGCTCAAGCCTGCCGTCCTTCATCACGGCGACGCGGTCCGCCATGGACAGCGCCTCCTCCTGGTCGTGCGTGACGAAGACCGTGGTGATCGCCAGCTCCAGCTGGATGCGGCGGATCTCCTCGCGCAGCGTGAGCCGCACCTTGGCGTCCAGCGCGGACAGCGGCTCGTCGAGGAGCAGCACCTTCGGCTGGACGGCGAGCGCGCGGGCCAGTGCCACGCGCTGCTGCTGGCCGCCGGAGAGCTGGTGCGGGTAGTGGTCCCCGCGGCCGGGGAGGCCGACCAGTTCGAGGAGTTCGGCGGAGCGCGTACGCCGCTCGGCGGCGGCCTTCCCGCGCACCCGCAGCCCGTACGCCACGTTCTCGGCGGCGGTCATGTTCGGGAAGAGGCTGTACGACTGGAACACCATGCCGATGTCGCGCCGGTGGGCGGGGACGGAGGTGACGTCGCGCCCGTCCATCAGCAGCTCGCCGCTGTCCGCGGACTCGAAGCCCGCGATGATGCGCAGCGCGGTGGTCTTCCCGCAGCCGGAGGGCCCGAGCAGGGCCACCAGTTCGCCGGGGCCGATGTCCAGGTCGAGACCGGCGAGTGCCACCGTGGGACCGAAGTCCCTCCGCAGGTTCCTGAGTTGTACGGGAACACTCATCGTGTGGCCTTCCTTCGGTTGCGGCCGCCGGCCAGGGTGGTGAGCAGGAGCAGCAGCCCCCAGCTGATCAGAAGACTCAACATCGCGGCGGCTACGGAGAGTTGGGCCTCACTGTCGCCGACCTGCACCATCCACACGGCGAACGGTGCGAAGCCGAGCACGGAGGCGACGGTGTACTCGCCGAGCACCATGGCCAGGCTGAGCACGGCCCCGCCGATCACCGCGGAGCGCAGGTTCGGTACGACGACCCGCAGCAGGGTCTGGGTGCGCGAGGCGCCCAGGCTCCGGGACGCCTCGACGAGCGTACGGAGGTCGACGGCGCGCAGTCCCGCGTCCAGCGAGCGGTACAGGAACGGCAGCGACATCACCGTGTAGACCAGGACGAGGATCAGCGGGAAGTCCTTGTTCTGCAGGGCCTGGAAGGTCCCGTAGAGCGGGGTCGTGGCGAGGTCCTGCTGCCAGGACAGGACGGTGCTGACGCCCGCGACCAGGGCGATCGGGGGCACCACCAGCGGCATCATGGAGAGGATCTCGACCGTGCGCCGGAGCCCGGGGAAGTACAGGGCGACCGCGACCGTCGTCGGCACCATCAGGGCGAGTCCGAGGACGACGGTGGCGAGTCCGAGCCCCAGCGAGAGCAGCAGACTGCTGGTCATCCCGTCGGAGCCCAGGCCCTTGGTGTACGGGTCGAAGCTGATCCCGTCGGCGTTGTCGACCGTGAACCAGAGCGAGGCCAGGACCGGCACCAGGAAGTAGAGCGCGGCCAGCACGAGCACCGGGACGCGGGTACGCCCGGCCGTGCCTGCTGTCGTCATCCGAGCCATCGGGCACTCCGTCGCTGCAGCGGGATCTGTACGGCCATCACGAGCAGCGCGATCACGACCATGTTGAGGCTCATGGCGAGCGCCAGGTT
This genomic interval carries:
- a CDS encoding beta-N-acetylhexosaminidase — encoded protein: MDLIPAPLGAQETQDGGAFTLDAGTVIDAGPGTEGVARWLRQVLGDATGLPLGAGPVSGPHSDSSSDSGPSSDSGSGSGSGSDSGSAEGAGSAGGTVRLRIAPVPGAGPEAYTLSVGSDGVRLDGGSAAGVFWGAQTLRQLLGPGAFRRAPLRPGAPWRIPACAIEDSPRFAWRGMMLDVARHFMPKDGVLRYLDLLAAHKLNVFHFHLTDDQGWRIEIKRYPRLTEVGAWRSRTKWGHRASPLWDEKPHGGYYTQDDIREIVAYAAERHITVVPEIDVPGHSQAAIAAYPELGNTDVIDTAALTVWDTWGVNPNVLAPAESSLRFYEGVLEEVLALFPSTFIHLGGDECPKEQWKESAAAQAKIEELGLGDEDELQSWFILHFDRWLADRGRRLIGWDEILEGGLAPGAAVSSWRGYAGGIAAAEAGHDVVMCPEQQVYLNFREDGGEDEPMPIGYVRTLEDVYRFEPVPPQLSPEAAAHVLGTQANVWTEVTENQSRVDYQVFPRLAAFAEVAWSELPEPAARDFADFGRRMAAHYARLDALGVQYRPPGGPLPSQRRPAPEGMTSAALGRPIEGAPPNV
- a CDS encoding DUF3039 domain-containing protein; translation: MSTLEPERGAGTGTLVEPTPQVSNGDGDHERFAHYVQKDKIMASALEGTPVVALCGKVWVPGRDPKKYPVCPMCKEIYESMGAGGDKDKGGKDGGKK
- a CDS encoding YqgE/AlgH family protein — its product is MTEVSSLTGRLLVATPALADPNFDRAVVLVLDHDGEGSLGVVLNRPTPVGVGDILAGWEQLTGEPGVVFQGGPVSLDSALGIAVIPGGARSGGGAFEFPGIDEPTPRRRPWGDAATGLRRRADRDDPIGWRRVYGAIGLVDLETPPELLAAALGSLRIFAGYAGWGPGQLAAEVTEGAWYVVDSEPGDVSSPDPDGLWRSVLRRQRSGLAMIATYPEDPSLN
- the murA gene encoding UDP-N-acetylglucosamine 1-carboxyvinyltransferase produces the protein MTGTGTDDVLLVHGGNPLEGEIRVRGAKNLVPKAMVAALLGSGPSRLRNVPDIRDVRVVRGLLQLHGVTVRPGEEPGELILDPSHVESANVADIDAHAGSSRIPILFCGPLLHRLGHAFIPGLGGCDIGGRPIDFHFEVLRQFGATIEKRADGQYLEAPQRLRGCKIRLPYPSVGSTEQVLLTAVLAEGVTELSNAAVEPEIEDLICVLQKMGAIISMDTDRTIRITGVDQLGGYNHRALPDRLEAASWASAALATEGNIYVRGAQQRSMMTFLNTFRRVGGAFEIDDEGIRFWHPGGPLNAIALETDVHPGFQTDWQQPLVVALTQASGLSIVHETVYESRLGFTSALNQMGAHIQLYRECLGGSDCRFGQRNFLHSAVVSGPTKLQGADLVIPDLRGGFSYLIAALAAQGTSRVHGIDLINRGYENFLDKLIELGAKVELPGAALV
- a CDS encoding ABC transporter ATP-binding protein, producing MSVPVQLRNLRRDFGPTVALAGLDLDIGPGELVALLGPSGCGKTTALRIIAGFESADSGELLMDGRDVTSVPAHRRDIGMVFQSYSLFPNMTAAENVAYGLRVRGKAAAERRTRSAELLELVGLPGRGDHYPHQLSGGQQQRVALARALAVQPKVLLLDEPLSALDAKVRLTLREEIRRIQLELAITTVFVTHDQEEALSMADRVAVMKDGRLEQCAAPSELYERPATPFVAEFVGTMNRLPGTVRDGGVVELFGRRLPIHGAAPATGQEVDVLLRPEGLAVGAADADGGTGATVRVATFLGPTTRLHLTTDGGVALKADLPSWEAGKLTVGARCTLLPHENPVLVAER
- a CDS encoding ABC transporter permease, yielding MARMTTAGTAGRTRVPVLVLAALYFLVPVLASLWFTVDNADGISFDPYTKGLGSDGMTSSLLLSLGLGLATVVLGLALMVPTTVAVALYFPGLRRTVEILSMMPLVVPPIALVAGVSTVLSWQQDLATTPLYGTFQALQNKDFPLILVLVYTVMSLPFLYRSLDAGLRAVDLRTLVEASRSLGASRTQTLLRVVVPNLRSAVIGGAVLSLAMVLGEYTVASVLGFAPFAVWMVQVGDSEAQLSVAAAMLSLLISWGLLLLLTTLAGGRNRRKATR